A region from the Penaeus monodon isolate SGIC_2016 chromosome 17, NSTDA_Pmon_1, whole genome shotgun sequence genome encodes:
- the LOC119583328 gene encoding KRAB-A domain-containing protein 2-like: MLLRVGREFRSQLPHALAAEGARTWGNRDYKYEVLQCGDMEKLIKIWTKADEPPLYYVTIEATFDVIKRAHIATGHCRRDCMIKELQRKYANITTKALEFFKSLCEECQKKMKKTMTKGVVVRPILSKAFASRSQVDLTDMQSMPHSHFIWNMVYQIHFTKFCILRPLQTKCAAEVAFQLVDIFLLMGAPAVLQSDNGSEFTSRVITEQKEIWPSLIMVHGKPRHPQSHNSNPCSSTHHPHM; the protein is encoded by the exons ATGCTTCTGAGAGTTGGTAGAGAGTTCAGA TCTCAGTTACCCCATGCTCTGGCTGCAGAAGGAGCCAGAACATGGGGTAACAGAGACTAcaa ATATGAAGTCCTCCAATGTGGTGACATGGAAAAGCTTATAAAAATATGGACAAAGGCAGATGAGCCACCCCTGTATTATGTAACTATTGAGGCGACTTTTGACGTCATTAAACGTGCTCATATTGCAACAGGACATTGTAGGCGTGACTGCATGATTAAGGAGTTACAACGAAAATATGCCAACATCACAACAAAGGCCTTGGAGTTCTTCAAATCACTGTGTGAGGAATgtcagaagaaaatgaaaaaaacaatgaccAAGGGTGTTGTGGTGCGTCCTATCCTCAGCAAGGCATTTGCGTCTAGGAGCCAGGTTGATTTAACTGACATGCAATCAATGCCACATTCCCACTTTATATGGAACATGGTGTACCAAATCCATTTCACCAAATTCTgcattcttcgtcctcttcaaacCAAATGCGCTGCAGAGGTTGCCTTCCAGCTTGTAGACATCTTCCTTCTCATGGGTGCCCCTGCTGTTCTTCAAAGTGATAATGGCTCAGAGTTCACATCCAGGGTGATTACTGAGCAAAAAGAAATATGGCCAAGTCTGATCATGGTTCACGGGAAGCCCCGTCATCCACAAAGTCATAATTCTAACCCTTGCTCATCCACACATCATCCACACATGTGA